The genomic stretch acaggCTATCactgctttttatttttagtttcaaTATGAACCACATCAAAATATGCATATCTGAGTTTGTGTTTAGGAATGaagtttgataaaaaataatcaaaatgcTCTATTCCATCGCATTTATCGGGTAGATAGGTTAATATCAAAcgtattcataaattttttctaatctcCATTGACTCGTTTCAcgattgattttgtttttacctaattgtaaaaattattaatagatatgTAATGTTGAGCAATGACTGCATTTAAATTCAATCAAAATTTACTTCCatgatgatttattttatcgtttcatttttttcctggatATTTgtcttaatgaaaattatttcgttagTTATTAACCTTAGgcctatatatttatttgtcaaaaaaaaattctatttctcctttcttcttaatGACAAAATTGTCGTGGATGCTGCTGTTAATGATCAAACAGCATTTACgggaattatttcgaatacGCGAATCGATAGAAGACGAAATGCCGTGTagaattttccttattattttaactGCATATATATCCGCTCTACATTCTCCCTGTAGGAAATAACTGCTCATAGCAATCCAGAGAGGTTGTTTCGACCTAACTAAAATGGATCGATGGATCCAATCTAAATAAcacaaaaaatttctataagcgttcgattaaatgaaaatatttcaaatattctttaggatattgttatatattatcaaaatatttatatatatgtatattcgaaTAGCACTActttaaatgtttatttttttattttttgaaggCTTGTCTGTGGTGTATCTTACACTTAATCCCTTTCATTGTATTTTCATTCCAAAATAAAGATTGATTCACAAATTTCAATTCAGTTTCAGCTCAGTCTACATTCTGACTTCGTAATTCAAATTAGAGGTGTTGCGTATGATGAATCAATGACTGAACTGATTGTAAGATTGAatggaaattatatatatatgtatacatttaaattacaattatatacaataatgttaaaatcagTGAAATGTGTGAATCAACCTTTAttctaaaatgaaatatgtagTACAGCGTATAatacacatatttttattatcaatttttttataattatattacaaatttttggGGAGTAGgaataattatcgaaagacaaaaagaaaaaggaaggatgcATTTTTTGTTATACTTCACATTTATTCTATAATCATTAACAGGAGGTAACCATAATGAAATGGCACGACAGACGCGATAGACACGATAGAAGCTTTAACTTAGGgtgcaaagaaaagaataatatctaAGAAAACATTCTTAACCctctaaaatattatataatttttaaatcagGCATTCAtatatctgtatttttttttaagtcttatttcatttttcactataaaattaattgttacttCGTACCcgaatattaacatttattgaGTATAGATTAACTTAGTATAGTTATACTAATATAAGTTATAAGTTTCacattgtataattttttttagatataaaaaaattaaattttagagagttaattcgtaatattcaaagaagaaaaaataaagagttaCATTAGAAGGATAGACAAGAAAATCGATATTGCATTTGAATCGCCACACTTAAAagctattaattaattaaaacaagcgaacgaaataaataatagataataaaattgacgaCAAAGTCGTAGCGTGGCAGAGCGAATAGAGCAAAATAGGAACGGATTGAACACagagttaaataaaaaataataataagaacaaaaaaagaaaagttcggGTAATTCAGACGTTTTAAACGAATCCCTCGTTAAATTGTATTACTGATTAAAGATAAATTCTGTATTGTTAAATTACGTACAATTtccttaattaaaataattaatcttatgAACAATATATACTCACACGAGTCATTATAAAAACTCTTAACATTTTCGAGTATTCGACTTGTCAATTTTCTCATGAatctttcgttaattaatcCAGAACTCCTTCGttcaaatttctcttttcatatGTTTCTACGAAAAGAGACAATAccctatacacacacacacacatatatatatacatacacatatctatatatatgcatatatacatatatgcatatactaatagatatatacaaatttggaaagagaaataaagaaaggcaAGTTATTTACAATTGCTCACGAGGATATTGTATCggaatcgtttttatcgatttctCGCGTCGATTTGGATCAACGATCACAACGGTGTCGACTTTCACTTTAACTCGAGAGGCGACAATGTGTTTTCGCGTATCCAGTGTTTCCACTACATTTGCCTTGGATCTCCTTTGTCTTTTACATCCTCTTCTTGAACTGGAATAGATTAGCTTCTTGTCGTAAATTTTGAGAGAAACTTCCACGTCTTTGCGATCTTTTGTTTCGATTTGTACTCATAcaggaaacgaaaaaataaagaatcttTCGAATCATTCGTCGTTACTTAACTTCTACGTTATTGtctgagaaagaaacaaagaagcgCATATTTTTCCTTGAAAATAATTAGTTGTTctcatagaaaattatttaaatgagactgtatatttcttttgttcagATTTACCGACGTGTTTCTTTAGAAAGAAAACTCGTCGGAAAAAAAGTCAGTAAAAAAGTACGgtagaataaaaattgataaatatatcgttATGTTAATCTTTTGATGTTAAACGTGTCTTTAAGCAGTTTAAaattttcgtaaaattatatctctattttttccatttcgttCATTTTGTTTGTATGCTTTTAGGGAGAACTTTTTGAACGTACaaattcgttgaaaataatagtacCTTGGCGTAAGCTTTCTTTAGAAGTTAGTTAGCAAGGTTCATGACGATAGAATGTCAGTGATTGCCATTATGTTTGACGTGATCTCTCAATTTACACTCGTTTCAACAGTTCTTAAAATTccaaaagacgaagaagaaaacggtaccagagaagaaaattgttcGTAATCATCAAAGAACGAACAACGGAAGAAGCAGTTCATATTCTAAACCAGTAAGTTACCATCTTGGCAGGCTGGTCCCTTGCTGGGCCAGTTGCAGGCATCGGCATTGTTGTCGAAGGTTAAATGCACCGGACAATTAAATACATGAAGAGTGAATCGTTTTTTCCATTCGTCCCAGTGACAAGCGTAGAACTTGTTACAGAAGTTTGGATGTCTGAAAAGGCCAGGTCTGGCACAATCATTGGGGCCTTCAAGAATCTTATCGGCTTCCTCAAGAGCTTTTGAAACGAAGCTATTAAAGCTGGTTGATGTAGCAATTGAATTGGTATTCGAGCTACCTTGTTCCAGTTTCTTTCCTGATCTTACACCGGGAATATAACTGCGATTAATAGAGGTGGATATACTTGGTAAATAGGTTGAGGAAGGTTGAGTGGTTTCAGTGACGGccttattttcaattttgaaGGGTTTCGGCGAGGAGGAGTCGTAATTTGTAACATAATCGTATTCGCTCGAGCCATCATTTTCGAGATCGACATAGACATCTGACTCATCGTAATTGGCAAGATCTATTTGACCCTTTGACGAgtcaattaatttcttaccAGGACCACGAAGATTTGCAAAAGGATCAGCTTTGCAAGTGCACTCTGCACCGAGTTTGCTAAGAAGTAACGGATGAAGATCGCTCCACTTAACAATAACCTTGCCTTTGCTTAGAGCTGCAGTTGTTTTCATACTTATTTCATAAGATGGTGTTACTGATGATGTTTTGGTGTAACCACCTGAATAAGTCGTTATAATTGGTGTACTTTGCGTTCTCGTTGATCCTACGTAAGATTGGCCAACTGAAGACGAAAAAGATGATTGTTTCCTGCTTGATCCACTGTAAGTTGATCCTGTAGAACTTGTACTGTCGATTCCAGTGTAAGTGTCATACACACTAGGAATATATTTGACTGTTCCTCTATTGTAGTTATTGACAAGAGTCTTTACTTTATCCCGAGAAATATCCAAATTCGTTGGTGATCCTCCAAAAGTGGTGCTCGATCCAAAtgatgttttcgtttttgacgTGTAATCTTGGCTAGATGATGTGTCATCGATTATCGAAATAGATTCTGGAGTAGTCTGATCGTAAGTAATATCAGGTATTGAGATTGGTTTCGTATAGGTCACTCCGATAACAGAAGACGACGGTGTAGTTGATGATACGtactgaaaaaagaaaatttcttcgttATATTTCACAAACTTGTACATTTctagaataataaattcttaaatAGATCATCAAACCTGTGGCCGTATACTTTCTGTGGATTGCTGAGGAATTATTGTCGAGGGTGTAACACTTTCTTCAAATGGTTTGTTCCCTTCTGTATAAGTATATCCATTAAAACCATTTGAGACAGATGGTATAGTGTTACTAGGTACATATTGAACctaagaaacaataaaattattaattattattataatataattaattattattattatgatttaagtttcatttgaTTTGTGCCATATCATGAtaaagtaattgtaataaattcaaCAAATTGCATGAAATTatcacaaaaaatataaatgcacATCGAACATAAAATCTTACCTTTGGTCGCAGTGTTACAGTTGGTTGTTTGTAAGTTCCAAATATTGTCGATGGCCTTGACTTTCCAGGAACATATCCAGAAGATATAGAGGCTGAAGGTAAAGTGGTAACAGAAATGTGATCAGTTTGATTATATAAACCAGTTGATTGGAGGGAAACTCCGGTTTCGAAGACAGATTGTGCATGCGTGGAAAGAGATCCAGTATTGAAGCGACTATCCTTATAAGTGTATGTATCGCCGGTCAAGCTCACTGGAATAGAAGTTGTAGAAATGACAGTTTTGTAATCGTTATCGAACACTGGTTGAAGGGTAGATACGGATATTGGAATTTTAGATGCTTCGAAAACTGTTGTCTTGTAGTTTTCAAGTGTAGGTCCAGTTGTGTAAATTCCTGAGGATACTGTAGGTGTTGATTGTTTATGTTCAACAAATCCTGTTGGAATTTGTCCAGTTACGAAGCCTGGCTTGTTGTACGTGTTTACTACAGTAGATATAGGTGTTACCCCCGCAGAATCCACAATCGTTGGTGTTTGATAAATTCCAACATCGAGGTAAGATGGTGTCGTTACTGTATAAGGCACTTTGCCATTTGTGGAAGAAACTGAACTTGACGTAGAAGATTGTATACCACCagtattttcataaatatttgatactGAATGTGATATAGCTGGACCTAAAGTGATTTTTGATGTGTCGATGTGTGTAGCATCTGGTGCTTCGGTTGATGTAGCTACATTTGAAAAGATCTTAGACGTTTTCGTGTAACCGGCAACATTTCCTTCGAAAGCATTTTCTccaattttatcataatttgtTGTAACTCGTTGACCAGTACTAGCGACATAAGATCCTTTACCACCTAAGCTTGCAGTTACATAACCTGTCTTAGTGGGTCCTGTTTTCGTAAATCCGCCTTGAGTGAATGTATCAGATTTTATTGAAGAGTATCCTGGGGAACTTATTTCACCTTGAACTCCATGCAATCTATCTCCAGATACATTATCGGAAAGCGTACCGATCGATGTTCTGTAATCTGTAAGATCACTTTCAGTATACTTAGTGGTAACAAGACCGTTATTGAATGTAATGGTACCACGACCTCCGTTGTCATGGTACTCATTTGTCTTATAACTTGTACTTTCAGTGATTGAAGGGGTTACTAACCCTACATTAACCGAACCTTTACTATCACTATAAATTGATGATCCAGAATCAGTATAATGATGACTTCCTATGGAGCCCCCAACAGTAGTACCTTCTTGAACAGTTCCACCTACTACAACACCGCTAGAAGTTTGGCCGGTTAAGTGAACAGCTGGGGTATTCTGTCCATGTAGGATTATACCAGAAGTAGGAGTACCACTTAATGAAACGCCTGGGGATATGGATCCGTGCAAGAAAGTACCTGGACTAGCTGATTCGGAGTAAATAGTTTTAACTCCATCACTCACAACATAACCAGGAGTACCAGTTTGTGATTTTACATATCCTGGTTGACTACTTCCAGTGATAACAGCACCTTGTTGTGTTGATCCTGTTAATATTGATCCAGATATATCTCCTTGAGTAATAAGAGATCCAGAAGAGGAGTCATCAGTGACTATGGCTCCTTCAATATTAGTACCAGTAACGATAGTGCCAGTGTTTGCTTGTCCAATATTATAACCATCAGAATAACCAGGATGTTCATAAAATGTGCCAGGTGTAGGCGAAGTTCTATCAAGcattaatgtaatattcaaATTACTTCCTGTAAATCTATTTTTACCAAAAGTGCTTGTTACTCCAGTACCACTGCTATGACTTGTTTTGATTCCAGATTGACTAGAAAATATAGGACCAGAAGATACTGTGTGATGAGTAATGTATGTACCTGCTTGGCCCGGATAATTTGTAAATACTGATGATGTAGAAACAGAACCAGCTTTTCCACCACTCTCGGTTTCACTAATGCCTTTTACTGAATTACTACCTGTGACATCATTCTTATAATACGGTATTTCACTAATAATTTGTACTGGTATAGTATAATTAGGTAATTCGGAATCTTTAGAATTTCCAAAATATTGAGAATTGCTACCTCCATGGCCACGTATCAATGTCGATGTTGTACCATAATCTCCACCTTGTAATACTCCTGGTACAACTTTTTCACCTACTACCGATTCACCAGGGTAATTTGTACTTATCGACGTTGGTCTTGTAAATACATTACTAGAATCTCCTAAGTGGCCCGCACCAAATGAACctgtatattttgttttcgttgAAAAATCTGATCCTGTATATCCAGATCCTGTATATTCAGATCCTGTAGATCCTGAATAATCAATTATTCCAGGTTGTCCGATTTCAGACTGTCCGATATCAGAGTGTCCGATTCCAGTTGAAGATCCAGAAATAGAAGAACTTTGAGAATATCCTGTACTTGAAGAATCAGTATACCCACGTTCAGACGATCCTGTATATCTTCCTTGCCCTCCTGTTCCTTTCGTTATTCCTGAATATAATGTGCTGTCAGAATAACCACCAGATCCTTTCTGATCGGTAAAACCTTGTGTATCCGAACTTATCGACCCTGTATATCCTAAACTGGAATCAATTCCTCCAGATCCTCCTTTATAACCAGTATTAGTTGACCCAGAGTATCCATTATCTGTTATGGAACTTCCAGTATATTGAGAATCTAATCCAGCATTAGTTAATCCAGAATATCCATTACCTGTTATGGAATTTCCATTATATTGGGAACCTGATAATGTACTGGTCGATATGGTATATCCACCAATATTTGATCCTGTAGAACCACTGCCAGCCTGGATCGTACTACTAGAACCTCGGTATGGACCATTCGTTCCTTGCGAATATTCCGTATTAGGAGATATATGATCACGCGATTGTGAATAAGTTGTAGAACCTGACAAACTATTGCTACTTTCCGTATATCCTAATCCTGTATGGAGCCCAGTTGTAGAACCCTGATAAACGTTACTTAATGATCCTGATGATCCTGAATATCCAGATTCATTAGAATTTGTTTGAATTCCAATATATTCTGTGCTTGTTGAATCTTTATATCCACCGGATACACTTCCTGTATATTGTCCACCAATTTCATGTGAACCAGTAATTGATCCATATCCTGTGGCACCACTAGTATATCCTGATCCAGTTGAATATTCTCCAGTTACTTTTGAGTAATCTGTATTCAAGCTTGATTGTCCAACGTTAATTTGTCCAACGGATGAACCAGTAAATTGTGTACCAGATGAACCAGTAAATCGTGTGCCAGATGAAC from Vespa crabro chromosome 6, iyVesCrab1.2, whole genome shotgun sequence encodes the following:
- the LOC124424816 gene encoding mucin-19-like isoform X2, producing the protein MGPAIDRMVTRLILLIILSFIPACLGSNTKCPTQKTSPGKEVICYTFKSDVNLLSDSICKCTTLVHQGHDIQNLSISDIQEFSEELKEMNPPLQFVISINDPAGTLKTSGMSRQTAVTRLVNILNEVDGVELNVTAGSKERLYHFVKGLKDEMVRKSIDKRILMSLPTKPENLAKQFDLKKLSKYVDLFTIASHYLVDEDEIYYTFHPSRVMGLFDMLNTDSLVDLISGLGAPKRKLLISMPASAYRFNLKNETENAPRSRTEDKYPTVIDRKEFCESMDDGEWTIERDEDLTGPYAFKNKTWIAFEDKISAGIKGKYVILRDLAGLGIWEIENDLKSNCGKTITHDVYQSFTNFKRKSRHAVLTSLEDDLHQAMITYPNKAKSSGYRVVRVVDTEGHIRAVRENTQTEFICTRQGYFVHPKSCNRFYRCVKFNQNIENYSVFEFDCPAGLAFDERTEVCVWPGSLSQGSPCPGSSEVAPASQVRFQCPPEPGYYADPRNCRWFFACIDLGGPEMMAFEFRCPYDLVFDQDKLVCEWPWLVPSCSNSGSGYTRSEYDIHFNGGSSTQGAGRFVTGGIPDGFSGTTGEGYYETSAGGYTDSSNTRFTGSSGTRFTGSSGTRYTGSSGTRFTGSSGTQFTGSSVGQINVGQSSLNTDYSKVTGEYSTGSGYTSGATGYGSITGSHEIGGQYTGSVSGGYKDSTSTEYIGIQTNSNESGYSGSSGSLSNVYQGSTTGLHTGLGYTESSNSLSGSTTYSQSRDHISPNTEYSQGTNGPYRGSSSTIQAGSGSTGSNIGGYTISTSTLSGSQYNGNSITDNGYSGSTNTGYKGGSGGIDSSLGYTGSISSDTQGFTDQKGSGGYSDSTLYSGITKGTGGQGRYTGSSERGYTDSSSTGYSQSSSISGSSTGIGHSDIGQSEIGQPGIIDYSGSTGSEYTGSGYTGSDFSTKTKYTGSFGAGHLGDSSNVFTRPTSISTNYPGESVVGEKVVPGVLQGGDYGTTSTLIRGHGGSNSQYFGNSKDSELPNYTIPVQIISEIPYYKNDVTGSNSVKGISETESGGKAGSVSTSSVFTNYPGQAGTYITHHTVSSGPIFSSQSGIKTSHSSGTGVTSTFGKNRFTGSNLNITLMLDRTSPTPGTFYEHPGYSDGYNIGQANTGTIVTGTNIEGAIVTDDSSSGSLITQGDISGSILTGSTQQGAVITGSSQPGYVKSQTGTPGYVVSDGVKTIYSESASPGTFLHGSISPGVSLSGTPTSGIILHGQNTPAVHLTGQTSSGVVVGGTVQEGTTVGGSIGSHHYTDSGSSIYSDSKGSVNVGLVTPSITESTSYKTNEYHDNGGRGTITFNNGLVTTKYTESDLTDYRTSIGTLSDNVSGDRLHGVQGEISSPGYSSIKSDTFTQGGFTKTGPTKTGYVTASLGGKGSYVASTGQRVTTNYDKIGENAFEGNVAGYTKTSKIFSNVATSTEAPDATHIDTSKITLGPAISHSVSNIYENTGGIQSSTSSSVSSTNGKVPYTVTTPSYLDVGIYQTPTIVDSAGVTPISTVVNTYNKPGFVTGQIPTGFVEHKQSTPTVSSGIYTTGPTLENYKTTVFEASKIPISVSTLQPVFDNDYKTVISTTSIPVSLTGDTYTYKDSRFNTGSLSTHAQSVFETGVSLQSTGLYNQTDHISVTTLPSASISSGYVPGKSRPSTIFGTYKQPTVTLRPKVQYVPSNTIPSVSNGFNGYTYTEGNKPFEESVTPSTIIPQQSTESIRPQYVSSTTPSSSVIGVTYTKPISIPDITYDQTTPESISIIDDTSSSQDYTSKTKTSFGSSTTFGGSPTNLDISRDKVKTLVNNYNRGTVKYIPSVYDTYTGIDSTSSTGSTYSGSSRKQSSFSSSVGQSYVGSTRTQSTPIITTYSGGYTKTSSVTPSYEISMKTTAALSKGKVIVKWSDLHPLLLSKLGAECTCKADPFANLRGPGKKLIDSSKGQIDLANYDESDVYVDLENDGSSEYDYVTNYDSSSPKPFKIENKAVTETTQPSSTYLPSISTSINRSYIPGVRSGKKLEQGSSNTNSIATSTSFNSFVSKALEEADKILEGPNDCARPGLFRHPNFCNKFYACHWDEWKKRFTLHVFNCPVHLTFDNNADACNWPSKGPACQDGNLLV
- the LOC124424816 gene encoding mucin-19-like isoform X1, whose translation is MGPAIDRMVTRLILLIILSFIPACLGSNTKCPTQKTSPGKEVICYTFKSDVNLLSDSICKCTTLVHQGHDIQNLSISDIQEFSEELKEMNPPLQFVISINDPAGTLKTSGMSRQTAVTRLVNILNEVDGVELNVTAGSKERLYHFVKGLKDEMVRKSIDKRILMSLPTKPENLAKQFDLKKLSKYVDLFTIASHYLVDEDEIYYTFHPSRVMGLFDMLNTDSLVDLISGLGAPKRKLLISMPASAYRFNLKNETENAPRSRTEDKYPTVIDRKEFCESMDDGEWTIERDEDLTGPYAFKNKTWIAFEDKISAGIKGKYVILRDLAGLGIWEIENDLKSNCGKTITHDVYQSFTNFKRKSRHAVLTSLEDDLHQAMITYPNKAKSSGYRVVRVVDTEGHIRAVRENTQTEFICTRQGYFVHPKSCNRFYRCVKFNQNIENYSVFEFDCPAGLAFDERTEVCVWPGSLSQGSPCPGSSEVAPASQVRFQCPPEPGYYADPRNCRWFFACIDLGGPEMMAFEFRCPYDLVFDQDKLVCEWPWLVPSCSNSGSGYTRSEYDIHFNGGSSTQGAGRFVTGGIPDGFSGTTGEGYYETSAGGYTDSSNTRFTGSSGTRFTGSSGTRYTGSSGTRFTGSSGTQFTGSSVGQINVGQSSLNTDYSKVTGEYSTGSGYTSGATGYGSITGSHEIGGQYTGSVSGGYKDSTSTEYIGIQTNSNESGYSGSSGSLSNVYQGSTTGLHTGLGYTESSNSLSGSTTYSQSRDHISPNTEYSQGTNGPYRGSSSTIQAGSGSTGSNIGGYTISTSTLSGSQYNGNSITGNGYSGLTNAGLDSQYTGSSITDNGYSGSTNTGYKGGSGGIDSSLGYTGSISSDTQGFTDQKGSGGYSDSTLYSGITKGTGGQGRYTGSSERGYTDSSSTGYSQSSSISGSSTGIGHSDIGQSEIGQPGIIDYSGSTGSEYTGSGYTGSDFSTKTKYTGSFGAGHLGDSSNVFTRPTSISTNYPGESVVGEKVVPGVLQGGDYGTTSTLIRGHGGSNSQYFGNSKDSELPNYTIPVQIISEIPYYKNDVTGSNSVKGISETESGGKAGSVSTSSVFTNYPGQAGTYITHHTVSSGPIFSSQSGIKTSHSSGTGVTSTFGKNRFTGSNLNITLMLDRTSPTPGTFYEHPGYSDGYNIGQANTGTIVTGTNIEGAIVTDDSSSGSLITQGDISGSILTGSTQQGAVITGSSQPGYVKSQTGTPGYVVSDGVKTIYSESASPGTFLHGSISPGVSLSGTPTSGIILHGQNTPAVHLTGQTSSGVVVGGTVQEGTTVGGSIGSHHYTDSGSSIYSDSKGSVNVGLVTPSITESTSYKTNEYHDNGGRGTITFNNGLVTTKYTESDLTDYRTSIGTLSDNVSGDRLHGVQGEISSPGYSSIKSDTFTQGGFTKTGPTKTGYVTASLGGKGSYVASTGQRVTTNYDKIGENAFEGNVAGYTKTSKIFSNVATSTEAPDATHIDTSKITLGPAISHSVSNIYENTGGIQSSTSSSVSSTNGKVPYTVTTPSYLDVGIYQTPTIVDSAGVTPISTVVNTYNKPGFVTGQIPTGFVEHKQSTPTVSSGIYTTGPTLENYKTTVFEASKIPISVSTLQPVFDNDYKTVISTTSIPVSLTGDTYTYKDSRFNTGSLSTHAQSVFETGVSLQSTGLYNQTDHISVTTLPSASISSGYVPGKSRPSTIFGTYKQPTVTLRPKVQYVPSNTIPSVSNGFNGYTYTEGNKPFEESVTPSTIIPQQSTESIRPQYVSSTTPSSSVIGVTYTKPISIPDITYDQTTPESISIIDDTSSSQDYTSKTKTSFGSSTTFGGSPTNLDISRDKVKTLVNNYNRGTVKYIPSVYDTYTGIDSTSSTGSTYSGSSRKQSSFSSSVGQSYVGSTRTQSTPIITTYSGGYTKTSSVTPSYEISMKTTAALSKGKVIVKWSDLHPLLLSKLGAECTCKADPFANLRGPGKKLIDSSKGQIDLANYDESDVYVDLENDGSSEYDYVTNYDSSSPKPFKIENKAVTETTQPSSTYLPSISTSINRSYIPGVRSGKKLEQGSSNTNSIATSTSFNSFVSKALEEADKILEGPNDCARPGLFRHPNFCNKFYACHWDEWKKRFTLHVFNCPVHLTFDNNADACNWPSKGPACQDGNLLV